The Candidatus Delongbacteria bacterium genomic sequence CGGCAACGTCAAGAAGAGCCCCATCCTGCACACCTGGATCGGCACGGGCGAGGGCCAGGGCGGCGGAACGGGGGACGAGCGCGTCTCCTGGTGGCCCGTGCCCGCCCAGGCCGGCCAGGCCTTCACCGTGCAGTACCGGCTGGAGGGCGGTCCGCTGCCGGCGGGAACGAACCCCGTCTATCTGCACTACGGCTTCAACGGCTGGGAGGGCGTGGCGGACGTGGCCCTCAGCTGGGCGGCAGACAGCGCGGCCTGGCGCGGCACTCTGACCCTGCCCCAGGGCGCCGAGCAGGTGGACTTCGTGTTCCACGACAACCTGGGCCACTGGGACAACCACAGCGGCCAGGACTGGCACGTGCCCGTGGAAGGCGCGGCGGCGGACTGGGTAATGGACGGCGCGCTGGATCCGGACGCCCTGCTGCTGGCCCAGAATGCGGGTCTGCAGCTCTGGGGCGGCTGGAACGGCAGCCGGCTCTACCTGGCGGGCACGCCGGCCCAGAACGCGCGCGACCATTTCCTCTTCGTGTCCGCGCCCCCCGGCGCCCTGCGCGCCGCGCCCTGGGCCAAGGCCGGCCAGGTGGCGGGCTGGGGCGGCTATCTGGCCAACGAGGTTAGCAACGGCTGGTGCGGCTGGTTCGACGCCGGCGCCGGGGCGCCGGTTCAGGCCCGCGGCGCCGTGCTCGAGGGCAGCCTGGATCCCGCCGCGCTCTTCGGCGCGCTGCCGGACACGGTTTGGCTGGCGCTGGGCGCCTTTGGCAACGCCGATGGCGGCGCTCTGCAGGCGCAGGTCCCGCTCGCGCTCGACGGCGACGGCAGTCTGGAGGCCGGGGAATGGCTGGCCTTCCCGCTGGCCACGCCCGGGTTCGGGTCGGTGGAGGATTTGAGCATTCTACGGCAGGCGGACGGCAGCATCCGGCTGGCCTGGACGGCGCCGACCCCGCCGGCGGGCTGGACGCTGGCCGGCTTCGCGGTGGAGGGCTCGCCCACGGGCTACGGCGGCTGGCAGGGCCTGGCTCTGACCGGGGCCACCAGCTGGACGGATGGTGCCACCCCCGGCCTGCCCCAGCGCGGCTATCGCGTGCGGGCCCGCTACGAGCGGCGCTGAGCGTCTCCCGCGGTTTTCACCACAGAGATGCAGAGGCACAGTTTTTTTGGGGGAGTATTGCCGGAGTGGGGGTGGCTTAGCCTGTCAGACATGGTGCACACGAGGGCTTGAAGAATCAAAGATGAACTGGACCGCGTGAGGTGAAGGCCAGTGGTCTGACCGCCCAGGCACTAGTTCCAACCGCAGGGCAGAGATTGCAAGAGATAGAAAGGCAGGCTGTGGGATGATCCACGCTCCAGCTTCACTCCAGCTTTCCGTGTCTCTGTGTCTCCGTGTCTCTGTGTTTGTTCCAAGAACGGGAAAGGCGTGAGCCCGCTAACGGGCATCGCGGCCGCGCTGGGCGCGGCCCTCCTCTGGGTGTTGGCCACGCGCCTCTTCCAGGGCGCCGGCAGCCGCCTGCCCGCGCTGGAACTCAACCTCTGCAAGGGCGCCTGCGCTCTGCTGCTCTTCAGCCTGACCCTGCCCTTCACCCTCCCCGGCACTCCGCGGCCCGACGGCGCGGCCCTGGGCCTGCTGGTCCTCTCCGGTGTGCTGGGCATCGGACTGGGGGACACGGCCTACTTCCGCGCGCTGGGCGTGCTGGGCACCCGCCGGGTCCTGCTGCTGGAACTGCTGGCCGCGCCCACGGCGGCCGGGCTCTCCTGGCTGGCGCTGCAGGAGACGCTGCGCCCCGCGGCCTGGCTGGGCCTGGGGCTGACCCTGGTCGGCGTGGGCCTGGCGGTCTGGGGGGGATTCCGCCCGGAGGGCGCGCGTCGCCTCCCGCCCGCCGCGCTGCTCTGGGGCCTGCTGGCCGCGCTCTGCCAAGGCGGCGGCCTGGTGCTGGCCCGCGGGGCCTTCCACGCCACCGGAATGGATCCCGCGCTGGCGGCGGGTCTCCGGCTGGCGGCCGGGGAGGCGGCGCTGCTACTGGCCTGGTCCTTCAGTTCTACCGGGGCGGGCCGGCGGGCCTGGCAGGCTCTGCGCACGGATCGGCTCTGGCTGCGCGTGGCCGGCGCGGCCCTGCTGGGCACCTGGCTGGGCATCTGGCTGCAGCAGGTCTCGCTGGCGCGCCTGCCCGCGGGCGTGGCCCAGACCCTGCTCTCCACGGCCCCGCTCTTCGCCCTGCTGCTGGCCCGCCTGTCCGGACGCCGGACGGGCGCCCTGGCCTGGGCGGGGGCAGCCCTGGCCCTGGCGGGCATCTTTCTGCTCAGCTCGGGCCTCGGCCGGGCCTGATCCTGGTTGAAGGTCTCCTGGGTATCACACCACAGGGACACAGAGGCACAGAGAGCTGATGCAGATCAACTCAGGAAGAACATGGTGGGGGTGAGGGGGCCGAAACCAGTGAGACCTACAACCAGGCTGGCCAATCGACCACTGTCCAATCAGAAGACCACCGCTTGTTTGTTTTCTCTGTGTCTCCGTGGCTCTGTGTTCGTTCCAAGATTGAGCAGGGCCTGAGCCCACTGCCGGGCAACCCGGCGCGCCGC encodes the following:
- a CDS encoding EamA family transporter, which produces MSPLTGIAAALGAALLWVLATRLFQGAGSRLPALELNLCKGACALLLFSLTLPFTLPGTPRPDGAALGLLVLSGVLGIGLGDTAYFRALGVLGTRRVLLLELLAAPTAAGLSWLALQETLRPAAWLGLGLTLVGVGLAVWGGFRPEGARRLPPAALLWGLLAALCQGGGLVLARGAFHATGMDPALAAGLRLAAGEAALLLAWSFSSTGAGRRAWQALRTDRLWLRVAGAALLGTWLGIWLQQVSLARLPAGVAQTLLSTAPLFALLLARLSGRRTGALAWAGAALALAGIFLLSSGLGRA